The following coding sequences lie in one Arachis hypogaea cultivar Tifrunner chromosome 4, arahy.Tifrunner.gnm2.J5K5, whole genome shotgun sequence genomic window:
- the LOC112796307 gene encoding ferritin-like catalase Nec2 — translation MALNIIFNPMSSFVVFLLVFLFYSPNKIFVRSWDTIPKSDIDMIELALNLEYLEAEFFLFGAEGYGLDVVNPNLTEGGPSPIGGKIADLSPLIKDIIFQFGLQEVGHLRAIKSTVRGFSRPLLNISSEIFGQIINNAFGKRLKPPFDPYANDINYLIASYVIPYVGLNGYVGANPLLLSATAKALVAGLLGVESGQDAIIRGLLYERRDEIVIPYKVSVTEFTNRISNLRNKLGREGIKDEGLVVPKELGAEGEVTGNVLSANDYSLSYPRTPKEILRIVYGTGDEHVPGGFYPMGANGTIAKSYLERN, via the exons atGGCACTTAACATTATTTTCAATCCCATGAGTTCCTTTGTTGTGTTTTTACTAGTGTTTCTCTTTTATTCtcctaataaaatttttgttagatCATGGGATACTATTCCAAAATCTGATATTGATATGATTGAATTAGCTCTGAACTTGGAGTACTTGGAagctgaattttttttgtttggagcCGAGGGTTATGGTTTGGATGTGGTTAACCCTAACTTAACAGAAGGAGGACCCTCTCCCATTGGTGGCAAAATTGCCGATCTTAGTCCCCTTATTAAGGATATTATCTTTCAATTTGGTCTCCAAGAAGTTGGACATTTGAG GGCAATAAAGAGCACAGTGAGAGGATTTTCAAGGCCATTGCTGAATATAAGCTCAGAAATATTTGgacaaataataaataatgcCTTTGGTAAAAGGCTGAAGCCACCATTTGATCCCTATGCTAATGACATAAACTATTTAATTGCATCTTATGTGATTCCTTATGTTGGTCTCAATGGCTATGTTGGTGCCAACCCACTTCTGCTCAGTGCCACTGCCAAAGCG CTTGTTGCAGGACTTTTAGGTGTGGAGTCTGGTCAGGATGCAATAATCCGAGGTTTGTTATACGAACGGCGAGATGAGATAGTAATCCCATATAAAGTGAGTGTGACTGAGTTCACAAATCGCATCTCAAACCTTAGAAACAAATTAGGGAGGGAAGGTATTAAAGATGAAGGCCTTGTGGTACCTAAAGAGCTTGGTGCTGAAGGTGAAGTCACAGGGAATGTTCTTTCAGCTAACGATTATTCACTTTCATATCCTAGAACTCCAAAAGAGATATTGAGAATAGTGTATGGAACAGGTGATGAACATGTTCCTGGTGGATTCTACCCTATGGGAGCTAATGGTACCATAGCTAAATCTTACTTGGAACGTAATTAA